One genomic segment of Peribacillus sp. FSL H8-0477 includes these proteins:
- a CDS encoding bifunctional GNAT family N-acetyltransferase/carbon-nitrogen hydrolase family protein, whose product MENLDLHKYEKIMEIRKMRLEDIEEIISLQEFCFPGMIPWKREQLESHLQIFPEGQFVAEYDGKVIGSCSSLIINFDEYDDRHTWDDVTDNGYITNHNPDGYNLYGIEVMVHPEFRRMKIGHRLYEARKDLVAELNLKSIIIGGRIPNFHKYSEEMSPREYVKEVQLHKLYDPVLSFQLLNEFSLMRINPNYLPDDVQSNKYATLMEWNNVDYRPKNKRYFKTSEPVRICVVQYMMRQIKSFEDFANQVEYFTDVASDANADFAVFPELFTTQLMSFLNERSPSMAVKKLTEFTEQYIELFTTLAVRYNVNIIGGSHFVKEDDDNIYNIAYLFRRDGTIEKQYKIHITPNERKWWGINAGDSIRVFDTDCGRIAIQICYDIEFPEMARIATEMGAKIIFTPFCTEDRQGYLRVKYCAQARAVENQIYTVISGTVGNLPQTENMDIQYAQSGIYAPSDFEFARDGIVGETSPNLEMVLIGDVDLEILRRERQNGTVQQLKDRRHDIYQLHYHKGEK is encoded by the coding sequence ATGGAAAACCTTGATCTACATAAGTATGAAAAAATTATGGAAATACGTAAAATGCGACTTGAAGATATAGAGGAAATTATCTCACTCCAAGAATTTTGTTTTCCTGGGATGATTCCATGGAAGAGGGAGCAATTAGAAAGTCACCTGCAAATTTTTCCTGAAGGTCAATTTGTAGCAGAATACGACGGGAAGGTAATAGGTTCTTGTTCGAGTCTTATCATTAACTTTGATGAATATGATGATCGTCATACTTGGGATGATGTGACCGATAATGGCTACATAACAAATCATAATCCAGATGGATATAATTTATATGGTATAGAAGTAATGGTTCATCCAGAATTTAGACGGATGAAGATTGGGCACCGATTATATGAAGCAAGAAAAGATTTAGTAGCTGAGCTGAATTTAAAGAGTATTATTATTGGTGGAAGAATTCCTAATTTTCATAAATATTCGGAAGAAATGTCACCAAGAGAATACGTAAAAGAAGTACAGCTTCATAAGCTGTATGATCCAGTCTTATCATTCCAACTGTTAAACGAGTTTTCTCTTATGAGAATCAATCCTAATTATCTTCCAGATGATGTTCAGTCTAATAAATATGCGACGTTAATGGAATGGAATAATGTCGATTACAGACCTAAGAATAAACGCTACTTTAAAACGTCTGAGCCTGTAAGAATTTGCGTAGTACAATACATGATGCGTCAAATTAAATCATTTGAAGACTTTGCCAATCAAGTAGAGTATTTTACTGATGTCGCATCCGACGCAAATGCTGACTTTGCAGTCTTTCCAGAATTGTTTACGACCCAGCTAATGTCATTCTTAAACGAAAGGTCGCCTAGCATGGCAGTCAAAAAGCTGACGGAGTTTACTGAACAATATATTGAACTGTTTACAACATTAGCCGTACGTTATAACGTCAATATCATTGGAGGATCTCATTTTGTAAAAGAAGATGATGATAATATCTATAATATTGCCTACTTATTCCGCCGTGATGGAACGATAGAGAAGCAATACAAAATTCATATCACTCCAAATGAACGTAAATGGTGGGGAATAAATGCTGGAGACAGTATTCGCGTTTTTGATACAGACTGTGGAAGAATTGCGATTCAGATTTGTTATGATATTGAATTCCCTGAAATGGCCCGTATTGCTACCGAAATGGGAGCGAAGATTATCTTCACACCTTTCTGTACAGAAGATCGTCAAGGGTACTTGCGCGTGAAATATTGTGCACAAGCTCGCGCAGTTGAAAATCAAATTTATACAGTTATTTCTGGTACAGTCGGAAATCTGCCGCAAACCGAAAATATGGATATTCAGTATGCACAATCAGGAATTTATGCTCCTTCAGATTTTGAATTTGCTCGTGATGGTATAGTTGGAGAAACAAGTCCTAACCTTGAAATGGTTCTTATCGGAGACGTGGATCTTGAAATTCTGAGACGGGAACGCCAAAATGGTACCGTACAGCAGTTAAAAGATCGCAGGCATGATATTTACCAGCTTCATTATCATAAAGGAGAAAAATAA
- a CDS encoding phospho-sugar mutase — protein sequence MNWKTGYQSWAGFQNLDEELKRKLEEISSDEAQLEDAFYKNLEFGTGGMRGEIGAGTNRMNIYTVRKATAGLAAYISSFGEEAKKRGAVIAFDSRHKSPEFAMEAAKTLGTYGIKAYLFDELRPTPELSFAVRELNAYAGIVITASHNPPEYNGYKVYGPDGAQLALEPADQVIRFVDDIENELVLEIEDEQTLKQKGLIQVIGEEIDALYNEQLLTLPENPQLAEETDLEIVFTPLHGTSNKSVRRALKDLGYKHVHVVAEQELPDPNFSTVASPNPEEHAAFEQAITLGNSVDADLLIATDPDADRLGIAVKNHQGEYVVLTGNQTGALLLDYLLTQKKEKQTLPQNGVILKTIVTSEIGRKIASEFGLPTIDVLTGFKFISEKINAYNESGEHSFLFGYEESYGYLVKDFARDKDAIQAAILAVEVCAYYKKQGKTLYEGLLEVFEKYGYYLEGLRSLTLKGIDGARQINGILDDFRNNPPKQIAQQHVVIEEDYRSSQKHSLLKNTQEPIDLPKSNVLKYFLEDGTWVCLRPSGTEPKIKFYFGVQGTSMAEAEEKLAAVTSDFMAGIEAKLGVS from the coding sequence ATGAATTGGAAGACCGGTTATCAGTCTTGGGCAGGATTTCAAAATCTTGATGAAGAATTAAAAAGAAAATTAGAAGAAATCAGCAGCGATGAAGCGCAGCTTGAGGATGCTTTTTATAAAAATTTAGAGTTCGGTACAGGCGGGATGCGTGGAGAAATAGGCGCAGGCACAAATCGCATGAATATCTATACGGTTAGGAAGGCAACGGCAGGACTAGCTGCCTATATTTCATCTTTTGGAGAGGAAGCAAAAAAACGTGGTGCGGTCATAGCCTTTGATTCACGTCATAAATCCCCGGAATTTGCTATGGAAGCAGCTAAAACACTTGGAACATACGGAATAAAGGCCTATCTGTTTGATGAACTGCGGCCAACACCTGAGTTAAGCTTTGCTGTTCGTGAACTAAATGCTTATGCAGGAATTGTCATTACGGCTAGCCATAATCCTCCTGAATATAATGGATACAAAGTATATGGTCCAGATGGAGCTCAACTTGCCCTTGAGCCGGCAGATCAAGTAATACGATTTGTTGATGACATTGAAAATGAACTGGTGCTTGAAATTGAAGATGAACAAACACTGAAGCAAAAAGGTTTGATTCAAGTTATTGGAGAAGAAATCGATGCATTGTATAATGAGCAGCTGCTAACTTTGCCAGAAAATCCTCAATTAGCGGAAGAAACTGATTTGGAAATAGTGTTTACGCCGCTTCATGGTACGTCCAATAAATCTGTGCGTCGGGCATTAAAGGACCTTGGCTATAAGCACGTTCACGTTGTTGCCGAACAAGAACTCCCAGATCCTAATTTTTCTACAGTTGCTTCACCGAACCCGGAAGAGCATGCTGCATTCGAACAGGCAATTACACTTGGGAACAGTGTCGATGCTGACCTGTTAATTGCGACTGATCCAGATGCTGACCGTCTAGGAATCGCCGTTAAAAACCACCAAGGCGAATACGTGGTATTGACTGGAAATCAAACAGGTGCACTATTATTGGATTATTTACTTACACAAAAGAAAGAAAAGCAAACACTTCCTCAAAATGGTGTGATCTTAAAGACGATTGTTACTTCGGAAATTGGTCGGAAGATTGCATCTGAATTCGGATTGCCTACTATCGACGTGTTAACTGGTTTTAAATTTATTTCCGAAAAAATTAATGCTTATAATGAAAGTGGAGAGCATAGTTTCTTATTTGGTTATGAAGAAAGTTACGGTTATCTAGTTAAAGATTTCGCAAGGGATAAAGATGCTATACAAGCCGCTATACTTGCGGTTGAAGTATGTGCGTATTATAAAAAACAAGGAAAAACCTTATATGAGGGTCTTTTAGAAGTGTTTGAAAAGTATGGTTATTATTTAGAAGGACTGCGCTCACTTACGCTTAAGGGAATCGATGGAGCTCGTCAAATCAATGGAATTTTAGACGATTTCCGTAATAACCCTCCAAAGCAAATTGCCCAACAGCACGTTGTTATTGAGGAAGATTATCGAAGCAGTCAGAAGCATTCTTTATTAAAGAATACTCAAGAACCAATTGATTTGCCAAAATCAAATGTACTCAAATATTTCTTAGAAGACGGTACATGGGTTTGCTTGCGGCCTTCTGGTACAGAACCTAAAATTAAATTTTATTTTGGCGTGCAAGGAACGTCAATGGCAGAAGCTGAAGAAAAACTTGCAGCAGTGACTTCCGATTTCATGGCTGGAATTGAAGCGAAGTTAGGCGTTAGCTAA
- a CDS encoding YhdB family protein gives MEKNDYDRALFCTHRSDWDNLTILMVQTKDQFLSKKIEHFLHVYHFETDYTIVQAKLYSLFRYLDHATECTYEEWAAVSE, from the coding sequence ATGGAGAAGAATGATTATGACCGGGCATTATTTTGTACACATCGCTCGGATTGGGATAATTTAACCATTTTGATGGTTCAAACTAAAGATCAATTTCTTTCTAAGAAAATTGAACATTTTCTCCATGTGTATCATTTTGAAACCGATTATACAATCGTTCAAGCAAAGCTGTATTCCCTATTCCGTTACTTGGATCATGCTACGGAATGTACCTATGAGGAGTGGGCGGCTGTTTCTGAATAA
- a CDS encoding DUF3889 domain-containing protein has translation MKQLICACLTLLIVCQFGLNTSAANTGYEKYGRIAIAVVKADYPNDDVVDYEYKGRTQNPNGQAEDSFQFLVKDQGKERTVKVKIRHDLTNKKMLNLIVEEKGK, from the coding sequence ATGAAACAACTCATATGTGCCTGTTTAACCCTCTTGATTGTTTGCCAATTCGGACTGAATACATCTGCAGCAAATACTGGTTATGAAAAATATGGCCGAATAGCTATTGCCGTTGTTAAAGCCGATTATCCAAACGACGATGTAGTCGATTATGAATATAAGGGACGTACTCAAAATCCAAATGGACAAGCAGAGGATAGTTTTCAATTTCTAGTCAAAGATCAGGGAAAGGAAAGGACCGTGAAAGTGAAAATCAGACATGATTTAACGAATAAAAAAATGTTGAACCTTATAGTAGAAGAAAAGGGTAAGTAG
- a CDS encoding SpoVR family protein → MNTSEHRDLEYTISEITEIAKGFGLDFYPMRYEICPSEIIYTFGAYGMPTRYSHWSFGKQFHKMKLHYDFGLSKIYELVINSDPCYAFLLDSNSLIQNKLIVAHVLAHCDFFKNNIRFQNTKRDMVESMAATADRIRHYETIHGKKEVETFLDAVLAIEEHIDPSMMRAKFDLFDEESSEEVKQKQTPYDGLWSLDTNVVPEKSPIKKHKKFPPRPEKDIVLFIEQYSRELTDWQRDILTMMREEMLYFWPQLETKIMNEGWASYWHQRILRELDLTSSEAIEFAKLNAGVVQPSRTSINPYYLGLKIFEDIEDRYDNPTDEMKKLGIQPKSGREKMFEVREIESDISFIRNYLTKDLVMREDLYLFQKQGKDYKIVDKQWEKVRDQLVGMRVNGGFPYITVNDGDYQRKGEIYLKHWFEDIELDLKYLEKVMPYIHQLWGRPVHLESVMEKKEILFSYDGKSIHRKYL, encoded by the coding sequence ATGAATACTTCAGAGCATAGGGATTTGGAGTATACAATAAGTGAAATTACCGAAATAGCAAAAGGTTTCGGTCTTGATTTTTATCCGATGCGCTATGAAATATGTCCTTCTGAAATTATTTATACATTTGGTGCTTACGGAATGCCAACCCGTTATTCGCATTGGAGCTTTGGAAAACAATTTCATAAAATGAAACTCCATTATGATTTTGGATTGAGTAAAATATATGAGCTCGTTATCAATTCGGACCCATGCTATGCATTTCTTTTAGATTCTAATTCCTTAATACAGAATAAGCTCATCGTGGCACACGTCTTAGCACACTGTGATTTTTTCAAAAATAACATTCGTTTTCAAAATACGAAACGTGACATGGTAGAAAGTATGGCCGCTACAGCTGACCGAATCCGCCATTATGAAACCATTCACGGTAAAAAAGAAGTCGAAACCTTTCTTGATGCCGTCCTAGCCATTGAAGAACATATTGACCCTTCGATGATGAGGGCAAAGTTTGATCTATTCGATGAAGAATCCAGTGAAGAAGTAAAACAAAAGCAGACCCCCTATGATGGATTATGGTCATTAGATACAAACGTTGTACCCGAGAAATCGCCAATAAAGAAACATAAGAAATTCCCGCCAAGACCAGAAAAGGACATAGTCCTATTTATTGAGCAATATAGCCGGGAACTCACCGACTGGCAGCGTGACATCTTAACCATGATGCGTGAAGAAATGCTCTATTTCTGGCCGCAGCTTGAAACCAAAATCATGAACGAAGGCTGGGCTTCGTATTGGCATCAGCGTATTCTTAGAGAGCTTGATCTCACCTCAAGTGAAGCCATTGAATTTGCTAAGTTAAATGCAGGAGTGGTTCAGCCATCCCGCACGAGTATCAATCCGTACTATTTAGGACTTAAAATATTTGAGGATATTGAGGACCGGTATGATAATCCAACAGATGAAATGAAAAAGCTTGGAATCCAACCAAAATCCGGCAGAGAAAAGATGTTTGAGGTTCGAGAAATTGAATCCGATATTTCATTCATACGAAACTATTTAACGAAAGACTTGGTGATGCGTGAGGATCTGTATTTGTTTCAAAAGCAGGGGAAAGACTATAAAATCGTGGATAAGCAATGGGAAAAAGTCCGTGATCAGTTAGTAGGGATGAGGGTGAACGGCGGTTTTCCTTATATCACCGTTAACGACGGGGACTATCAGCGCAAAGGTGAAATCTATTTAAAACATTGGTTTGAAGACATTGAACTAGACCTGAAATACTTAGAAAAGGTCATGCCCTATATCCACCAGCTGTGG